GGAGCGCTACAATGAGCCTGCGCTACGCAAAGGTCGGCTCATTTATTAAATGGATGATCTGGCCAGGGAAGATCTGAAAAAGACCTGATTAAAGCTATATTGAAAGGTGAAACTGTTGTGAAAGAATATGAATCATCAAACCTGCACCCTTCCCGTCCCAATGTGATTTTGATCATTACCGACGACCAGGGGTATGGCGATCTGGGCTGTCACGGCAATCCTGTTGCCCGAACACCGAATCTGGACAGCTTGCACGGAGAAAGTATTCGGCTGACGGATTTTCACGTTGCGCCCATGTGTACGCCTACTCGCGGCCAATTGCTGAGCGGACTTGATGCGGCACGCAATGGCGCAGTAAACGTGAGCAGCGGACGCTCGCTTTTGCGACCAGATTTGCCGACTATGGCCGATATTTTCCGGGCGAACGGTTATCGAACGGGTGTGTTTGGCAAATGGCATCTGGGCGATAACTATCCGTACCGTCCTCAGGACC
The DNA window shown above is from Gemmatimonadota bacterium and carries:
- a CDS encoding sulfatase-like hydrolase/transferase, which gives rise to MKEYESSNLHPSRPNVILIITDDQGYGDLGCHGNPVARTPNLDSLHGESIRLTDFHVAPMCTPTRGQLLSGLDAARNGAVNVSSGRSLLRPDLPTMADIFRANGYRTGVFGKWHLGDNYPYRPQD